CCTGCGGATATAACCAATGTAAACGGCGGCGCCATAGCCCTTGGACACCCCATTGGCTGCAGCGGTACCAGAATATTGATCAGCCTTTTGTATGAAATGAAACGACGGGGCAGCAAATATGGTTTAGCTACATTATGTATTGGTGGCGGGCAGGGCACTGCACTGGTTGTTGAAAATATATAACCGGGCTGTTGGGGATGACGGTTCTTGGTAATAAATAATTAACATTATAAATAATGTGGAGGGGTTAATGTGGATATTAAAAAGATAATGGTTATTGGAGCCGGGCAAATGGGTTCGGGTATTGCCCAGGTATCCGCCGCGGCAGGTCTGGATGTACTTTTAAATGATATCAAAGAAGAATTTGTCAACAAAGGTATGGGCATTATAGAAAAGAATTTAAGTCGTGATGTGAGTAAAGGCCGCTTGGATGAAGCCGGTAAGGAAGCCATACTTAAGCGCTTTAAGCCTTCCACTAGTTTGCAGGACGCCAGTGATGCAGACATAGTGGTGGAAGCGGCCATTGAAAACATGGAGATTAAAGGTAAGATCTTCCGGGATTTGGATGCGATTACACCGGCACATGCTATTTTAGCCACTAATACTTCCTCTTTGCCGATTACTGAAATAGCCGCTGTAACAAAGCGTCCGGAAAAGGTTATCGGCATGCATTTTATGAATCCTGTACCGGTAATGAAGCTTGTGGAAATTATCCGCGGGCTGGCTACCAGTGATGAAACTTTTAACGCGGTAAAAGAACTCAGCGAGCGGATGAACAAGGTGCCTGTGGAAGTGAATGACGCCCCTGGTTTTGTGAGCAACCGGGTGTTAATTCCCATGATTAACGAAGCTGTTTATTGCGTGTATGAAGGGATTGCCACCCCTGAGGCAGTGGATCAGGTTATGAAATTAGGTATGAATCACCCCATGGGACCGCTGGCTCTGGCTGATTTAATCGGCCTTGACACTTGCCTTTATATTATGGAAGTGTTGCATAGCGGTCTTGGCGACAGTAAATATCGCCCCTGCCCGTTGCTGCGTAAATATGTGGCGGCCGGTTGGCTGGGCAGAAAAACCGGACGTGGTTTTTATGTATACGATAAATAATTAAATCACCGGGAGGTTTTTTATAATGGGTTGGAATAATATTTTATTAGAAAAGGAAAACGGCATTGCCGTATTAACAATAAACAGACCTAAAGTACTCAACGCCATTAACGGTGAAACTTTGCAGGAAATTGACGCGGCTATGGAACAGCTGGGTAATGACGATGAAGTACGGGTGATAATTGTTACCGGTGCAGGGGATAAAGCATTTGTGGCCGGTGCCGACATTGCTTTTATGCAAACCCTTAAACCACTCGAAGCTAAAAAATTTGCCCGGCTGGGGCAAAAAGTGTTCAGCAAAATTGAGAATTTGTCCAAGCCGGTGATTGCCGCGATTAACGGCTTTGCTCTGGGCGGCGGCTGTGAGCTTTCCATGTCTTGCGATATTCGTATTGCTGCTGAAAATGCCAAACTTGGCCAACCGGAAGTTAATCTTGGTTTAATTGCCGGTTTTGGTGGAACCCAGAGGTTAACCAGATTGGTTAATCCGGGTATAGCCAAGGAGGTATTATTTACCGCCGATATGTATGACGCCGAGGCTGCACATCGCATGGGACTGGTAAACCATGTTGTGCCGACCGGGGAACTGATGAATTTTTGTAAGAATATGGCCAAGCGTATCGCCGCTCGTGGTCCTGTAGCCGTACAGCTGACCAAGGAAGCGATAAATGAGGGGCTGGAGATGGACCTGGAAAAAGCGTTTGCTCATGAGGCTGATTTATTTGGAGTAGTGTTTGCTACGGAAGATAGGGACGAAGGAATTTCCGCCTTCCTGGGTAAGAAGAAGCCTGAGTTTAAAGGTAGATAAACGACCCTAAAGGACGGCCTGCTAAGTGGCCGTCCTTTTTTGCATATGCGCCCGGTTATAGGGCAGTCTAATGAGTGAAAGTCTCTAGTGCGGGTTGATAGCCCAAGCATATAGCTAAGGGCAAGGGTGTCCTTGGTTGAAGTCAAGCCTCTCCGTTTTGCTCCGACCGCAAAAATACCAGGATATTCCAAGCAGCACAAATCCGATCGAATATTCAATGTGATATATGTCGGGCGCAAGGATTCTTGCCCAAACTGAAATCTCGTAAACGGCGTCAGATATGTTATACCGGCAGTCGTTGAATAATGGATATATTTTCCCAATCACAAACGGAATAATCATTACGAGTACGGCAACCACGCACCGTAACCACCTTTTTTTACCGGCTGTGATGAATGACTCAATGCCGATTACAAAAAACGCCAAGTACATAAAGGTCGGTATTATATTACTGGGCGTGAAGAACTCGTCCCCGAAGAATACCCGCTCATAGAGCGTGTTTATCAGCCCAATCAACATTCCGAAAGCATACAATCGAAGAAGATATTTGCTTTTGCTTCTCGTATGGTGCAGTCCCTGTACCACAGCGAACAAAAAAACAAGGGCGCGGCGATTCGCCCCAAAATCCCCATGGGTTCTCGTAATCCCTGAGGAACAAGCTCAAACCTGGCGAGATGGTCAATAGTCATAAAAACCAACGCGAGTATTTTTATCTGAAAAACAGATAGGCATTTCAACTTGCTCAATATATTCAGATCCATCCTATTAATTTCCTCTCAAGAGAAAATAATTAAGCAACATGAAAAGTGCCTTGTCCTTAGCTTGTGGCCCAATATGTCGATTAATATGGCAATGCTTTTTTAGAATGAGTATTCCGGAGCAAAATCCATCACCTGTCCGGTACATGGAAATCAGCATTCCGGGTTTTGTTAATGGATAGGATAGATATTCTTGAGCGGGATTTCAAAAATAAAAACAATGATATTGTCGTGGACTACTCCTGCCGGGAGATTAAAGCAATAAAGTTATTGGGAAGGAAATTATTTTCCATCCAGAAATCTCATGCGAAGCGGAAGAAGTAATATATAAAACCCGAAAATTTGCAGGGGAGCATTTCATTTTGGGCACCGCCAAGCGATTTTTTACCATTATTCGCATTGATCACAGCGATCCGTCCCGCACTTTTTGTTTCTATGGCATAGCTGCAGAGGAGTATTGGGGAGACCGGACCAATCTGGATGAAAAAATTATTCCCGGCTCCAAGTACGCTATTTTCAAGTACCCTGAGGGCCTGGGGTTAATTTTTCATACGGTATCAAACGATTTAGAAAAGTGGTTTAAAACATCGGGACTTGAATTCAACGATAATGTCGGCATTAATGCGTTTGAGTTATATACTGAAGATTACAAGCAAACGGAGAAATTCTATTTATGCATATCTGTACTATAAAGCAATTACTATAAAAAATGTCAAGATTGTACTCTCCTTCTTGGTTATCATCTAAATATTTCCATCGAAGACGCTACAGTATTATCCTTTGCGAATGATTCGTTTGATGCGGTCTATATTTGCTCAATCAAAAAGGGACCACAAAGTAATGAACAACTGTAGTAAAAATAGCACTGTTCGCCAAGGGTTCACCAGGCTCAAACGGAGCGCACTTAAGGCACGTGGAGAGTGCGTAGTTCTGATGACGAATAGCGGTTCTGAGAGCAAATAAGATGGTAGTTGTGGTTTTTAAACTAAAAAAGGGCTCAAATTAGAGCGAAAAACGCTCGATTTCAGCCTTTTTACAGTGAAAAATATTGATTGCAGAAGAATCAAAGCAATAGGGCTTATCTTCCCACTGTACCTGCATAAAAAAGCATTTGATTTTTGACCATCTCTGCAAGTATAGGGGAAACTTGTTCTAAATGCCGTAAGACGATGCGCTGCGTATTAGGCTGGGCATATACAAGTCCTGACGCAATGTTATTCACAAGGTTCTTTTTCTCTGCTGCAGAAAAGGATTCATACTTCTGAGTCGCTTGTGTAAAATTGTTCGGATTCGGGATTTCGGCACGCATAATTTCACCGGCGACATATCTGCCGTTTCCACTGGATACCGTAGATGCAGGAGACCAGTTTGGCTGTTTGTTGACGGGGATATTACGAAAATCAGGGCCCAGTCTGTGACGCTGTGCATCCGAATAAATAAATGTACGTCCCTGCAGTACCTTGTCATCTGAAAATTCCAGACCGGGAAGTAAATTCGCCGGAGCAAAGGCTAATTTTTCTACCTGCTCAGCATAATTCTCCGGATTGCGGTTTAAAACCATACGCCCAACAGGTAAAAGGGGATATTGGGCTTCATCCCATACCTTGGTATCATCCAAAGGATCAAAGGGCAGTAGCTTTGCATCTTCAGGATCCATCAGCTGCACACACAGTTGGTATTCCACGGCCTTTCCTTTTGCTATACTGTCATACAGGTCACGTCCGGCAATATCAGGGTCTTGGCATGCCAGCCTTTGAGCCTCCTGCTGGTTAATGTATTCCGCCCCTGCCATGGGGAGCCAGTGGTATTTCACATAGTGGCGAACACCCTGCGCATTTCGCCAGACATAGGTACTCACACTATATCCTTTGATATGGCGAAAACTCTTTACCGTTCCCAAATCTGAGAAAAGCCATATCAGCATATTTGTTGCTTCGGGGTACTTGGCAAACAGACTCCAAAGTAGTTCCGGATAAGTCAGGTTATTCACGGGCGAAGGCGAAAGATGGCTGATTACATCCGGTACACGAATTGCATCACGTACAAAAAAGACAGCGATATGATTGCAGAGCAGATCGAAGATTCCCTCATTGGTATAAAACCTGGTGCTGAATCCCCGCACATTTCTGGAAGTGTCCGGCGTTCCCAGATTGCTTGCAGCAAGAGAGAAACGCACCGCCACCGGCACCTGTTGATTGGGCGTTTGCAAAAATCCGGCTTTGGTATATTGCTTCATTGAGTGAGTGGTACAGAAATATCCGAAAGCACCATATCCTTTTGTATGAATACGTCTTGGTAGTGTGGTGGAGAATACAAAGGTTTCCAAGGTTTCATGTAGAACGGTATCCTGCACAAGGACAGGACCCCGAACACCCACCGTCTGGGAATGGGATACATCCGATTTCCCTGTTTTTTCGTTCATTATGTTTGAGCCGGGTGCCGGGGCAGTCATCGGTTTACTGTTCTTATAATCATTTGGAAAAGGCGATTGAGATTGATTGCAATTGATCTGTTCGTTTTGCTTGCCTGTCGTACACGGGGTATTTTCTTTCTCTGATTGAAACTGTTCGTTATTGTTGGACATTTATAATCCCTCCGAGCGTGTCAAAAACACGAAAATAATATAATACAATGTATTCATAATTTTTAAAAGCAATACCATTGTACCTACATGCTCTGATTTTTCACAAACCGGCACATCAGATGTGTAGCCAGGCGCTGCGATCATTAGAATTACAAGTACAAGGCATGTGGAGTGCGGATTAGATGTTTTTTCTGTGAGAGTAGGTTGGATGTTATAATAAAAATGAGCTGTTTTTGCCATGATAAGTCGGGATTTGAGAAAGGGAGTTTTTTGTGAACAAAAAGGAAATAACAAGTAAAGAAAATTTAATTGAGGTTTTAAATTTGTTAGAAGATTTAAATATAAAATATTGGGTTGATGGGGGATGGGGAGTTGATATCCTGACCGGAAAACAAAACAGGGATCATAGAGATATTGACATTGATTTCGATAATGAATCCGAGGAGGTTCTATTGGAGGCATTAAAAGATAAGGGATATAAAATCACGACTGATTGGAGTCCTTCACGTATTGAACTGCATCACCCGGAACTTGGTTATTTAGATATACATCCCTTGATAATCAATCAAGACGGAAGTGCTAAGCAGGCTTCTCCAGATGGTGGTTGGTATCATTTCGAACCAAAATGGTTTTCTTGTTCATTATTTGAGGGTAGAGTTATACCATGTATTTCTGCAGAAGCTCAAAAACTATTTCATAGTGGATATGAATTGAGAGAAGTCGACAGGATTGATATTAAAAATTTAGAATGTCATTTTCCTGAATAGTGTTTGTAAGCAACCATTTCTTTACCAAAGTTAAAAAAACAATAATTTAAGTTAATGAATAAAAGGAGATCGTGTATGATTACACCATATCTTATATTTAATGGTAACTGCAAAGAGGCTTTGGATTTTTATCAGAAGGCGTTTGAAAGCAAAATTGGCATGTCAATGCCATACGGCGAATATGTTCCCAGTGGTGTTGAGAAACTGCCATCGGATTTAAGTGTTTGGGTTTTACATGCTGAAATGCAAATCTGTGGAACAACTTTTTGGTTTGCCGATGAAGTTGGGATTTTGACAAAGGGGAATGTAGTCAGACTAACTGCAACTGTACCCACAAATGGAGAAGCACAGAAAATATTTGATTGGCTGAAAGAAAACGGTGAGATTACGCTTCCGCCGACTGAGACATTTTACAGTACATTCCACGCTGCCTTGACTGATAAATTCGGCATCCCTTGGAACATTGTAGCGGAAGAAGCACCCCATCATAAATAGCGAGGAGTTCGATAAAATGCAATCGAATAATAGCTCCATGCTTACGACTGATGAAGAGCTGCAAAGAACACAATTGGTGAGTTGAAGCCGCACAAATGCACCGATCAATCTTGTTGAATACGATCCGATTTGACCTGAACTGTTTGAGCAGGAAGCTGTTTGGATTCGTTCCGTACTCGGCAGCAAACCGCTGCAGATTAAACATGTTGGCTCAATATCGGTATCTGGTCTAACAGGACCATTGTTAACAAGTCTCACATGCATATGCGCGGCAAAAATTCCAGATTGCACTTTGGCAATACCTAAACTGCAAAACTTGTTTATCAAGTAGTTGTAAAATTGCCTTTCCTGTTTCCGGCCTGGCGGTATTTGAAAAAAACGGTCTTCCCCCCCCTTTTTTTTCTGCAATCTCCATATAATGCAAATTGAGAAACTACCCATAACTCACCGTTTATATCTTTAATGGACAAATTCATTTTGCCGACGGAATCCTCAAAGATCCTTCAATCTACGGTTTTTTGGGCCATGAATCTGCTGTGTCGATAGTATCCTTGATACCAATACCGATAGCACCAGCAAGCATTTTGATATCCGCGATATAATCTGTCTATCCACAATAATTTCAGCTTCGGACACTCTTCGAAAACTGCAGGCATATAAATCTTCCTTTGTCCCAAATTGTGTGCGGGTTCCTGAGATACACAACAAATCAAGTCGCTAAGTGAAATAACCCCGTGCTCAGGTATTTTTCACCCCTATCGGGGAAAATTACTACCACAAAGCCTTCTTCTATCTCTTTGATGCATTCCAGGGCAGCCACCATAGCAGCCCCGCTGCTCATGCCTACAAAGATACCTTCTTGCGCGACAATTTTGCGGGCCATCGCAAAAGCATCCTCGGATTCAATCATCACACTCCGGTCAATCTGGGTGGGATCATATATGGCCGGGACGATAGCTTCCTGCATGTTTTTGAGGCCCTGGATATAATGACCCAGAACCGGGTGCGCTTCAACTATCTGTATATTGGGGTTTTGGGCTTTTAAGCCCATGCCCACTCCCATGAGCGTTCCAGAGGTGCCAAGGGAGGAAACGAAATGGGTCACCCTGCCCCCGGTGTCCTCCCAGATTTCATGGGCGGTGGTTTCATAATGGGCCAGCTTGTTATATTCATTGGAAAACTGATTGGGCATAAAGTATTGATCGGGATAGGTGCGGCAAAGTTCATGGGCTTTCATGATGGCTCCGTCGGTTCCCTGGGAGGCATCCGTTAGAGTAGTCTTGGCTCCGAAAGCCTCAATCATTTTGCGGCGTTCAACTGAAACAGCCGCACTCATTACTATTTCAACTGCGTATCCTTTTACGGCGCCGATCATGGCCAAACCGATCCCTGTGTTGCCGGAAGTGGGTTCAATAATGGTTTTTCCAGGAGTAAGAGCGCCGCATTCTTCAGCCTGTTCAATCATTTTTATGGCAATACGATCTTTGATGCTCCCTGTGGGGTTAAAGCCCTCTAACTTTGCGTAGATGGGAATATGTGGTTTAGGGTTTAATTTGTTTATCTTAACGAGTGGAGCATGACCAATGGTTTCGATAATATTATCGTACATAAGCTTTTTCCTTCCTGAGTTAACATGAACTCTATGGATTTACCGCCAAACATTATTATATATGATCAACCGTAATATTTGTAGCAATAGATTGTCAGGCATTTTAAAATCGAAAAGCGATGAGATGTTGGGGGCGGAGGAGCAGTGGATGCATGAGGCCATGCTTTACCAAAGCAGCAAATCATCCTGCATGGATTGACGGAGCACAGAATAGACCATCGGAAGACGTCGGGGGGATTGGTGGTTATGCAGAGTTGAAACAGCATCACACACTGACCGATCATAAGTGGCAAAGGAGTAGGATAAGATGCTATCTGACGAATAGCTCTATTCCCATGAGCGGTTTTCCTATCTGCCGGCGTTGGGCAACGATACCGTGCCCACTTTATAACGGAAAAGCACTGCCGAAGCCATTAACAGCACCGCAAATAAAATTAGCCCCACCGAAAAGCCAAAATATTTTTCCAGCAGCCCGCCCAGCGGCGGTCCGAACATTAACCCCATGGAAAAACAGGTGTTAAAGACCCCATATACAAGCCCGGCCCCGCCGCTTGGCCATAAAACCGGGTCGGCCGCAACAATATGATACATCAGTGGTTGACTGGGTGTAAGCACTGCTCCCAGGGTAGTGCCCAAAAGTGCTAAAATCAGGGTTAATATTATCGGGTTGGGTGCCAAGGCTAAAAATGGCAGGCAAAGGGCGCTGGCCCAAAGACCCCAATGCACAAACGGTTTATAGCCGTGCCGATCCGATAAAAAGCCCACTCCGGCATCACTAAAGACGTGAACCAGGCCCATCAGGCCGAAAACCATACCAATTTGTAAACTGCCCAGACCAAAACGCCCATCCAGGTAATTAGGTAATAATATTTCCAACATACCAAAGCTGCTGCTGGAGATTAACACAACCACACCCAGCCATATCAGGCTGTGGTTGTGCCTAACCTGCCAAACCGCAAAATTTTTATTCCGGTTACCCCCGGCTAAATGGGCAAATCTTACAAAACAGA
This genomic interval from Desulfoscipio sp. XC116 contains the following:
- a CDS encoding cysteine synthase family protein, producing the protein MYDNIIETIGHAPLVKINKLNPKPHIPIYAKLEGFNPTGSIKDRIAIKMIEQAEECGALTPGKTIIEPTSGNTGIGLAMIGAVKGYAVEIVMSAAVSVERRKMIEAFGAKTTLTDASQGTDGAIMKAHELCRTYPDQYFMPNQFSNEYNKLAHYETTAHEIWEDTGGRVTHFVSSLGTSGTLMGVGMGLKAQNPNIQIVEAHPVLGHYIQGLKNMQEAIVPAIYDPTQIDRSVMIESEDAFAMARKIVAQEGIFVGMSSGAAMVAALECIKEIEEGFVVVIFPDRGEKYLSTGLFHLAT
- a CDS encoding 3-hydroxybutyryl-CoA dehydrogenase, producing the protein MKKIMVIGAGQMGSGIAQVSAAAGLDVLLNDIKEEFVNKGMGIIEKNLSRDVSKGRLDEAGKEAILKRFKPSTSLQDASDADIVVEAAIENMEIKGKIFRDLDAITPAHAILATNTSSLPITEIAAVTKRPEKVIGMHFMNPVPVMKLVEIIRGLATSDETFNAVKELSERMNKVPVEVNDAPGFVSNRVLIPMINEAVYCVYEGIATPEAVDQVMKLGMNHPMGPLALADLIGLDTCLYIMEVLHSGLGDSKYRPCPLLRKYVAAGWLGRKTGRGFYVYDK
- a CDS encoding VOC family protein — translated: MITPYLIFNGNCKEALDFYQKAFESKIGMSMPYGEYVPSGVEKLPSDLSVWVLHAEMQICGTTFWFADEVGILTKGNVVRLTATVPTNGEAQKIFDWLKENGEITLPPTETFYSTFHAALTDKFGIPWNIVAEEAPHHK
- a CDS encoding enoyl-CoA hydratase-related protein yields the protein MGWNNILLEKENGIAVLTINRPKVLNAINGETLQEIDAAMEQLGNDDEVRVIIVTGAGDKAFVAGADIAFMQTLKPLEAKKFARLGQKVFSKIENLSKPVIAAINGFALGGGCELSMSCDIRIAAENAKLGQPEVNLGLIAGFGGTQRLTRLVNPGIAKEVLFTADMYDAEAAHRMGLVNHVVPTGELMNFCKNMAKRIAARGPVAVQLTKEAINEGLEMDLEKAFAHEADLFGVVFATEDRDEGISAFLGKKKPEFKGR
- a CDS encoding aminoglycoside adenylyltransferase; this translates as MNKKEITSKENLIEVLNLLEDLNIKYWVDGGWGVDILTGKQNRDHRDIDIDFDNESEEVLLEALKDKGYKITTDWSPSRIELHHPELGYLDIHPLIINQDGSAKQASPDGGWYHFEPKWFSCSLFEGRVIPCISAEAQKLFHSGYELREVDRIDIKNLECHFPE
- a CDS encoding catalase, with the translated sequence MSNNNEQFQSEKENTPCTTGKQNEQINCNQSQSPFPNDYKNSKPMTAPAPGSNIMNEKTGKSDVSHSQTVGVRGPVLVQDTVLHETLETFVFSTTLPRRIHTKGYGAFGYFCTTHSMKQYTKAGFLQTPNQQVPVAVRFSLAASNLGTPDTSRNVRGFSTRFYTNEGIFDLLCNHIAVFFVRDAIRVPDVISHLSPSPVNNLTYPELLWSLFAKYPEATNMLIWLFSDLGTVKSFRHIKGYSVSTYVWRNAQGVRHYVKYHWLPMAGAEYINQQEAQRLACQDPDIAGRDLYDSIAKGKAVEYQLCVQLMDPEDAKLLPFDPLDDTKVWDEAQYPLLPVGRMVLNRNPENYAEQVEKLAFAPANLLPGLEFSDDKVLQGRTFIYSDAQRHRLGPDFRNIPVNKQPNWSPASTVSSGNGRYVAGEIMRAEIPNPNNFTQATQKYESFSAAEKKNLVNNIASGLVYAQPNTQRIVLRHLEQVSPILAEMVKNQMLFYAGTVGR
- a CDS encoding MFS transporter, with protein sequence MLGYKQRIFYFVMVLIFTDTLLYGTIVPLIPFYTQQLQLNSVMMGILFAAYSLGLLVFSIPLGIIAERYGYRKVFLAGMAGLTLATALYGFANSPEILFLCRLIQGIAAAASWTAGLAMVALLYPEQQGEKLGLVMAAMGLGIILGPPVGGMLFHYLGYREMFIALAVFCFLLLFMLCFVRFAHLAGGNRNKNFAVWQVRHNHSLIWLGVVVLISSSSFGMLEILLPNYLDGRFGLGSLQIGMVFGLMGLVHVFSDAGVGFLSDRHGYKPFVHWGLWASALCLPFLALAPNPIILTLILALLGTTLGAVLTPSQPLMYHIVAADPVLWPSGGAGLVYGVFNTCFSMGLMFGPPLGGLLEKYFGFSVGLILFAVLLMASAVLFRYKVGTVSLPNAGR